Proteins from a single region of Limosilactobacillus fermentum:
- a CDS encoding NAD(P)-dependent alcohol dehydrogenase codes for MKGFAMLGPSKTGFIEKEDPKVGSRDALVRLLAVAPCTSDLHTVFEDALGPRENMILGHEACGEIVEVGSEVKDFKVGDRVLIPAITPNWSDVYSQAGYATDSDGMLGGWKFSNIKDGVFSTRIHVNDADGNLALLPKEIDPAEACMLSDMIPTGLHASKIAGVTFGDAVAVIGIGPVGLMALRGAVLHGAGRVFAVGSREKTVEVAKKYGATDIVDYHNGRISDQILEATNGQGVDKVLIAGGNAADTFEEAVRMLKPGGSIGNVNYLNGHDDVVFNAGDWGVGMGHKTIHGGLMPGGRLRMEKLAQLVVNGRIDPSLMITHRFEGFEKIPDAIELMHHKPADLIKPVVICNDID; via the coding sequence ATGAAAGGTTTTGCAATGCTGGGCCCGAGCAAGACGGGCTTTATTGAAAAAGAAGATCCGAAGGTGGGGAGTCGTGACGCCCTGGTGCGGCTGCTCGCCGTTGCCCCGTGTACCTCTGACCTCCACACCGTTTTCGAAGACGCTTTAGGGCCGCGGGAGAACATGATCCTCGGCCACGAAGCCTGCGGGGAGATCGTGGAAGTCGGTAGCGAAGTCAAGGACTTCAAGGTTGGTGACCGGGTTTTGATTCCGGCAATCACGCCGAACTGGTCCGACGTTTACTCCCAAGCCGGCTACGCTACTGACTCCGACGGGATGTTGGGTGGCTGGAAGTTCTCCAACATTAAGGATGGGGTTTTCTCCACCCGGATCCACGTTAACGACGCCGACGGGAACCTGGCCCTCTTACCAAAGGAAATCGACCCGGCGGAAGCCTGCATGCTTTCCGACATGATCCCAACTGGCCTCCACGCTTCCAAAATAGCGGGCGTAACCTTTGGGGACGCCGTGGCCGTGATCGGGATCGGACCGGTTGGTTTGATGGCCCTGCGCGGGGCGGTGCTCCACGGTGCCGGCCGCGTCTTTGCGGTTGGTTCACGGGAAAAGACGGTCGAAGTGGCCAAGAAGTACGGGGCAACCGACATCGTGGATTACCACAACGGCCGGATCTCCGACCAAATCCTAGAAGCCACTAACGGCCAAGGGGTCGACAAGGTCCTGATCGCCGGTGGGAACGCCGCCGATACCTTTGAAGAAGCCGTCCGGATGCTCAAGCCGGGTGGTTCAATTGGGAACGTCAACTACCTAAATGGTCACGACGACGTGGTCTTCAACGCCGGTGACTGGGGCGTTGGGATGGGTCACAAGACCATCCACGGTGGCCTGATGCCTGGTGGCCGCTTGCGAATGGAAAAGCTAGCTCAACTAGTCGTAAACGGCCGGATCGATCCATCACTGATGATCACCCACCGCTTCGAAGGCTTCGAGAAGATTCCGGACGCCATCGAACTGATGCACCACAAGCCGGCTGACTTAATCAAGCCGGTCGTAATCTGCAACGACATCGACTAA
- a CDS encoding uracil-xanthine permease family protein, with product MENQVESSLIVGPDDPVPAGEATLLGLQHVLAMDVYVPPIILAGMMAMGAADSTGLLQSTFLAAGIGTILQTCFFMKMPVSQGPSFVPLGAAAGVVMASGGLKGNGMATLLGALVVGAIVLVLLGLSGAFQKIINTLVPAVVGGTIITCVGLSLIPSALNDNIFEATGNIYQNIELASITALTLLICVAISIRFPRVQKLFKTGSIVIALLVGTLVSASMGRFDWKSVADSAWFSFPQRTMLHWGISFNLTSILTFIIIYAILTTETTGTWFAMGAVTNHKITSRQWNHGIIGEGLSCLVAALAGTTPVTGYSTNAGVISITGVASKRVFIAAGSWFIVLGFFAKLSAFLAAIPAPVIGGVFAIITVTIMLNGLNVIRQQQTGESDLYIIGLPIILTLALVLLPSKVTNAAPQMIQYLLGSPIAVAAITAIVLNLLMPSRHNKLA from the coding sequence ATGGAAAATCAAGTTGAGAGTTCACTGATTGTTGGCCCGGACGATCCGGTGCCGGCTGGCGAGGCGACCTTACTAGGGTTGCAACACGTCCTGGCGATGGATGTCTACGTGCCGCCGATCATTTTAGCCGGGATGATGGCGATGGGGGCCGCCGATTCAACGGGGCTGTTGCAATCGACCTTCCTGGCGGCCGGGATCGGGACGATTTTGCAAACCTGCTTCTTTATGAAGATGCCGGTTTCGCAGGGGCCGTCCTTTGTGCCGCTGGGGGCCGCCGCTGGGGTCGTCATGGCGTCGGGAGGCCTGAAGGGCAACGGGATGGCAACCCTGCTGGGTGCCCTCGTGGTCGGGGCGATCGTCTTAGTCTTGCTCGGTTTATCCGGGGCCTTTCAAAAGATCATCAACACCCTGGTGCCGGCGGTGGTCGGCGGAACGATCATCACCTGCGTGGGCCTGTCTTTGATCCCCTCGGCCTTAAACGACAACATCTTTGAGGCGACGGGTAACATTTACCAAAACATCGAACTGGCCTCCATTACGGCCCTCACCCTCTTAATTTGCGTGGCGATTTCGATTCGCTTCCCGCGGGTGCAAAAGCTGTTTAAGACCGGTTCGATCGTGATCGCCCTCCTGGTGGGGACACTGGTGTCCGCTTCGATGGGCCGCTTTGATTGGAAGTCGGTGGCCGATTCGGCTTGGTTCTCCTTCCCACAACGGACGATGCTACACTGGGGGATTTCCTTTAACCTAACTTCGATTCTGACCTTCATCATCATCTACGCCATCCTGACCACGGAAACGACCGGGACCTGGTTTGCGATGGGGGCCGTTACCAACCACAAGATTACGAGTCGCCAGTGGAACCACGGGATCATCGGCGAAGGACTCTCCTGTTTAGTAGCCGCCCTGGCCGGAACGACGCCGGTAACTGGTTACTCGACCAACGCCGGGGTGATCTCCATCACCGGGGTCGCCTCCAAGCGGGTCTTCATCGCCGCCGGGAGCTGGTTTATCGTCTTGGGTTTCTTCGCCAAGTTGTCCGCCTTCTTGGCGGCAATTCCGGCGCCGGTAATCGGGGGGGTCTTTGCGATCATCACCGTGACGATCATGCTCAACGGGTTGAACGTCATTCGCCAGCAACAAACCGGCGAATCCGACCTGTACATCATCGGCTTACCGATCATTTTGACCTTGGCCCTGGTCCTCTTGCCAAGCAAGGTAACCAACGCGGCCCCACAAATGATCCAATACTTACTGGGGTCACCGATCGCGGTAGCGGCGATCACGGCGATTGTCTTGAACCTCTTGATGCCGTCACGGCACAACAAGTTAGCCTAA
- a CDS encoding SufD family Fe-S cluster assembly protein, translated as MNDELIALVERASAQTAPWLGQKRQLALRLFDRLAAGAPALLADWQTDPDLGVEQGTSRGVGDLVEQPLLNVAPQFSELLQENLMEKALAWQGNQENAAHLALLNGGRFLYVPDGTERPAPVVLAGEHSHPNVHDLILVGAGATVTIIDDQPMATTKPSFHATELLLGERAHVNFYQLSDFGARVSRQVVACYQAQYSQLAVTTVLGSHPAQVTRLTNWLDGQGAQADYQLLSLVDEDSFPQIEPHFKTAGPAAGVQFSQRAFADPTALVKALAATAPRIMVDRVSQRFH; from the coding sequence ATGAACGACGAATTAATTGCTTTGGTTGAACGGGCCAGCGCCCAGACCGCCCCGTGGCTAGGCCAGAAACGCCAGCTTGCTTTGCGGCTGTTTGACCGCCTGGCGGCCGGCGCCCCGGCTTTGTTAGCCGACTGGCAAACCGACCCCGACTTAGGTGTTGAACAAGGGACCAGTCGGGGGGTCGGCGACCTAGTGGAACAACCGCTCTTGAACGTGGCGCCCCAATTCAGTGAACTCCTGCAAGAAAACCTAATGGAAAAGGCCCTTGCTTGGCAGGGTAACCAGGAAAACGCCGCCCACTTAGCCCTGTTAAACGGGGGGCGCTTCTTGTACGTCCCCGACGGAACCGAACGCCCGGCGCCGGTCGTGCTGGCCGGGGAACATTCCCACCCCAATGTTCACGATTTGATCTTGGTGGGGGCGGGGGCGACGGTGACGATCATTGACGACCAGCCAATGGCGACCACCAAGCCGTCCTTTCACGCCACGGAATTGCTACTGGGGGAACGAGCCCACGTTAACTTCTACCAGCTCAGTGACTTCGGGGCCCGGGTGAGCCGCCAAGTGGTGGCTTGCTACCAGGCCCAGTACAGCCAGTTAGCGGTGACGACGGTTTTAGGTAGCCACCCGGCCCAGGTCACCCGGTTGACCAACTGGCTGGACGGACAGGGGGCGCAAGCAGACTACCAACTCCTTAGCCTGGTCGATGAGGACAGCTTCCCGCAGATTGAGCCGCACTTTAAGACGGCCGGCCCGGCGGCGGGGGTCCAATTTAGCCAGCGAGCCTTCGCCGACCCAACGGCCTTAGTGAAGGCCCTAGCGGCCACCGCCCCACGGATCATGGTCGACCGGGTCAGTCAGCGCTTCCATTAA
- the nrdG gene encoding anaerobic ribonucleoside-triphosphate reductase activating protein: MPQRLREPNNPMPKEWLAKDHSQQYIADYKPFNFVDGEGVRCSLYVSGCLFNCPGCYNKAAQNFHYGTPYTQELEDQIIEDLGHDYVQGLTLLGGEPFLNTQVCLKLIKRVRQEFGHQKDIWSWSGYTWEELLQDSADKLEMLSLIDILVDGRFLLAKKDLTLQFRGSSNQRIIDVPKSLATGEVVIWDKLVH; encoded by the coding sequence ATGCCGCAGCGTTTGAGAGAGCCAAACAATCCGATGCCCAAAGAATGGCTCGCTAAGGACCATTCACAACAATACATCGCCGATTACAAACCCTTTAACTTCGTCGACGGGGAAGGGGTTCGGTGCAGCCTTTACGTGTCCGGGTGCCTCTTTAACTGCCCGGGTTGCTACAACAAGGCGGCCCAAAACTTCCACTATGGCACCCCCTACACGCAAGAATTGGAAGATCAGATCATCGAAGACCTGGGTCACGACTACGTCCAAGGGCTGACCCTCTTGGGCGGGGAGCCCTTTTTAAACACCCAGGTCTGCTTGAAATTGATTAAGCGGGTCCGCCAGGAATTTGGCCACCAAAAAGACATCTGGTCGTGGTCGGGTTACACCTGGGAAGAGCTGTTACAAGATTCCGCAGACAAACTGGAGATGCTGTCCTTGATCGATATCCTGGTCGACGGGCGCTTCTTGTTGGCCAAAAAGGACCTGACCCTTCAGTTTCGGGGGAGTTCCAACCAGCGGATCATTGACGTCCCTAAGTCCTTGGCAACCGGGGAAGTCGTTATCTGGGATAAGCTGGTGCACTAG
- the nrdD gene encoding anaerobic ribonucleoside-triphosphate reductase: MQEIITNQTLAPLSDVTVIKRGQTKTPFYGYKIGMVMRALGADEQLTKNVSWFLVNAFSDQATVTTAEIANAICAALNRAGRTDLATAFTEHRRQDDASFDKATDPQQKLNQLFDENSRVVHENANKDSKVFNTQRDLEAGVVSRALGLKMMPEVVAKAHLRGDIHWHDLDYSPVTPETNCCLIDFDEMLANGFKIGNAWVDSPKSIQTATAQMSQIIANVASLQYGGCSANRIDQLLEPYAMKNYQKHLADAKQWVAEDKQEEYAKTKTKKDIYDAMQALEYEINTLYSSQGQTPFTTINFGLGTSWVAREIQRAILQIRIKGLGKEHRTAIFPKLTFTVKRGLNLDPTDPNYDIKQLALECSTKRMYPDLLMYDKIKELTGSFKTPMGCRSFLQGWEDENGKEVNSGRMNLGVVTVNLPRIALEARGNRELFWQIFDEKMRLAKLALDYRIERTKQAKPENAPLLYMYGAFGKRLKRTDSVDEVFKNSRATVSLGYIGLYEVGATFFGPKWEDSPAAHDFVLEIAKRMHDLCADWEKEEGYHFSLYSTPAESLTDTFCQDDLKRFGKVEDVTDKEYYTNSFHYDVRKHPTPFEKLAFEEDFPKYAGGGFIHYCEYPNLRQNPKALEAVWDWAYDHVGYLGTNTSIDQCFECGFKGEFEATAQGFKCPNCGNHDPATCDVVKRTCGYLGNPQQRPMVHGRHEEIIHRAKHMTGGMIKHAAAFERAKQSDAQRMAR; the protein is encoded by the coding sequence ATGCAAGAAATCATTACTAACCAAACCCTGGCGCCCTTAAGCGACGTCACGGTCATCAAACGGGGTCAGACCAAGACCCCCTTTTACGGCTACAAGATTGGGATGGTCATGCGGGCCCTGGGCGCCGATGAGCAACTCACTAAAAACGTTAGCTGGTTTTTAGTCAACGCCTTTAGTGACCAGGCAACGGTCACGACCGCAGAGATTGCTAACGCGATTTGCGCCGCCTTGAACCGGGCTGGGCGCACCGACCTGGCGACCGCCTTCACCGAGCACCGCCGCCAAGACGACGCCAGCTTTGACAAGGCCACCGACCCCCAGCAAAAGCTCAACCAACTCTTTGATGAGAACTCGCGGGTCGTCCACGAAAACGCCAATAAGGACAGCAAGGTCTTCAACACCCAACGGGACCTGGAGGCCGGGGTGGTGTCCCGGGCGCTAGGGCTCAAGATGATGCCCGAAGTCGTGGCTAAGGCCCACCTGCGTGGCGACATTCACTGGCACGACCTCGACTACTCCCCGGTCACCCCGGAAACCAACTGCTGCCTGATTGATTTTGACGAGATGCTGGCTAACGGTTTCAAGATCGGCAACGCCTGGGTCGACTCGCCAAAGTCGATTCAAACCGCCACCGCCCAGATGTCACAGATCATCGCCAACGTCGCTTCCTTGCAGTACGGGGGCTGTTCGGCCAACCGGATCGACCAATTGTTGGAACCCTACGCGATGAAGAACTACCAAAAGCACCTGGCCGACGCCAAGCAGTGGGTGGCAGAAGACAAGCAAGAAGAATACGCCAAGACCAAGACTAAAAAGGACATTTACGACGCCATGCAGGCCCTGGAATACGAGATCAACACCCTCTACTCCTCCCAGGGGCAGACGCCGTTTACCACGATTAACTTTGGCCTGGGGACTTCCTGGGTGGCCCGCGAGATCCAAAGGGCGATCTTACAAATCCGGATTAAGGGCTTGGGCAAGGAACACCGGACGGCGATCTTCCCGAAGTTGACCTTCACCGTCAAGCGCGGCCTCAACCTGGACCCGACTGACCCCAACTACGACATTAAGCAACTGGCCCTGGAGTGTTCGACCAAGCGGATGTACCCGGACCTGTTGATGTACGATAAGATCAAGGAGTTGACCGGCTCCTTTAAGACCCCGATGGGCTGCCGCTCCTTTTTGCAGGGCTGGGAAGACGAAAACGGCAAGGAGGTCAACTCCGGCCGGATGAACCTGGGGGTCGTGACGGTCAACCTGCCGCGGATCGCCCTGGAAGCCCGGGGCAACCGGGAGCTGTTCTGGCAGATCTTTGACGAAAAGATGCGCCTGGCCAAGCTCGCCCTTGATTACCGAATCGAGCGGACCAAGCAAGCCAAGCCGGAAAACGCGCCGTTACTGTACATGTACGGGGCCTTTGGTAAGCGCTTGAAGCGGACCGATTCGGTCGATGAGGTCTTCAAGAACTCCCGGGCGACCGTTTCGCTGGGCTACATCGGATTATACGAGGTCGGGGCGACCTTCTTTGGCCCGAAGTGGGAAGATAGCCCAGCGGCCCACGACTTTGTCTTAGAGATCGCCAAGCGGATGCACGACCTGTGTGCCGACTGGGAAAAAGAGGAGGGCTACCACTTTAGCCTCTACTCGACCCCGGCCGAATCTTTGACCGATACCTTCTGCCAAGACGACCTCAAGCGCTTTGGCAAGGTCGAGGACGTCACCGACAAGGAATACTACACCAACTCCTTCCACTATGACGTCCGCAAGCACCCGACCCCGTTTGAAAAGCTGGCCTTTGAAGAGGACTTCCCCAAGTACGCCGGTGGGGGTTTCATTCACTACTGCGAATACCCGAACCTGCGCCAAAACCCAAAGGCCTTAGAAGCCGTTTGGGACTGGGCCTACGATCACGTCGGTTACCTGGGAACCAACACTTCCATCGACCAGTGCTTTGAATGCGGTTTTAAGGGCGAATTCGAAGCGACCGCCCAGGGCTTCAAGTGCCCTAATTGTGGTAACCACGATCCGGCGACCTGTGACGTGGTCAAGCGGACCTGTGGCTACTTAGGTAACCCCCAGCAACGGCCAATGGTCCACGGGCGCCACGAGGAAATTATCCACCGGGCTAAGCACATGACAGGAGGAATGATTAAGCATGCCGCAGCGTTTGAGAGAGCCAAACAATCCGATGCCCAAAGAATGGCTCGCTAA